AagatgtgcgccttttttgacgtcacactgtgcgccacgttttgtttcggtgaaatgaatttctacaatactgttactgttaattgtcctctctgcagtgtttaaatgcttacatatacacacacagttactgtccctccacacatacgactcggttctgcttctacgccccatctttgtttactatttcccaccgaggcttctagacttctgattggccaacatttctacacgtttaggaatatatcggcacctgttgctttggcatgctcctagcagcgttttccttcatttctgcatttacatgtggacgggattattttttaaaacgaaaacggaaaatctctgttttcaaaaatacccgtgtacgtgtggacgtagcctcagaagcacgtaaaaactccaaaacatgtacacaagacaacagaagtgctccagaatgctaggcgcagtgttgagcttttgttacctagaggctacacaagccagcaagtaccaacgaccggtgtgtggtagtaagaggtaaatgaactttttttttttattatttgaatatatatgagtgcttgtgtataaatacacaaacaatacacatatgctttcaattgtgtaatttaagtgatctaggtagctctgttttggaagttcagttaacgctacaaaaatgtgttttagagtttgtacgtgctttttggagtttgtacgtgtctctaggggccactgtatatatttacatataaacatatataaataaaaccactttttttacattagtaattccttttgtgcataattttgtataatttttatataattaaagcaacaaaacaacctgaagagcaggttcggagccgaaagagccggctctttttagtgagccgagctgaaagagccggttctctaaaaagagccggaaatcccatcactattTCCAACTGCTTAATCTGCCCAGATAGGATGACTGTGTTGCTTTAGAATGTGGTTCCTCTCTGTTGAACAGGTTGCAGCACGTTTTGCCATACTGTGGGGTTCAGCTACTGCACCCTCCAACAGCATCTGATGCTCCCGGAGCTCCAACTGGACTTCCTGCTGCAGTTGGATGAACTGGTGTTGCATTCTCCACCACCGTTCATCTTGGTGTTCTCTGCCCTGCTCCCATTTTACTTCATGGTCAGCATGCTGCTGCATCAAGCCTTTTAATAAAGTTGAAAGCTCAGCGACTTTGTGCTTCAGTGCCGTGCGATTCTAGCTTCTAGCTAGCTTCTGCCAGGTTACCATCATCTTGGGCCTCCTCTGGGGGAAAATCTGTTGGCCCTTGAAGTTTCTTTGACTTGGTTGATTTCTGTATTGCTATTAACTATTTGCCTGAAACCACTGCTGCTATCATTTGTGAGGTAGCATAACGTAAGCAGCAAGGAAGGTGATAAGTTGACAGCATCAGCAGGCTATTTAAGTTTCTTTTAagtatacagggtgggccatttaatGGATATGTAACACTTCTGGAGTCGTTACAGTGTACTAGGACCAGTTAGGTTTGACTACTAGAGTAGTAATGAGTGTAGGATGTAATAAAGACCACAGACCAGAAAACAAGTTTAAATTGCCGGCTTATTATTTTGACAAGACAGAGAATAGACAGTTATAgacacattacataaaacattcaaattcacatttaaggaaaacaagatattttctttCCCCTTTTTAGCTTAgtaatttctgttaatttatcctatttattccaaaaccttttatttggctttaaaaGGATGTTATTCTCAACCTAggttattgttttattcatttcaagTTCTAAGTTCAAGTCTATCCTTTGATCTATTTGCATTAAGactgtgttattttaaatcaagtttAGTTCCTTTATGCccaagatttaatttaatcttggtCTAGGTTCACCTTTAAATTTCAACcagttcttattttgttttaaacccaacaaaattatttacatttccattaacatcattacagcattaaaatgtAAGGTTGAccaaaatgaataacaaaaataaataaataaatgtaaaactgaaaacaattcagcaaGAGGCTGAACAAAtcccttaaacaaacaaataaacaaaagaaaattgtcTCTGTGTCCTTTAACTATAAATCCTGGAATTGCTCTGAATGATTATCCAGTGCTTTGAAAGTCCACTGTTCTTTTGCAGAGGTGTATGGATTAATCCTACCAGTTTTTTAGTGAAAGAGTTCaacgtccagcagggggcggttTCCTTTTTACTGCTCGGTACAGTTCAGTGGGTCTCTGGGTGGCTCGCCATCTTGTTTCGCGCTCAGCGGATCAAACTCCGATTCTAGCTCGGCATTTCCCGATCCAAACCTTAATGGCCTACcataacaacaaagcaatatacataaacatttgaaaataacacacgggtagcccttaaataacagtaaaagtcCGTTTTTCCAGCTTATTTAGCCGTAAATGAGGTGACGCCAACATGGCGCGCTGAAACACCGTCAAAGGCCTTTGAACTGCAGCCTGTGTGTCGGTTAAACACCAATCCActgttttttaacataaaacagcaTAAATCTGCTACCTTGACTTCCCATTTGCATGAAATGAACAatataatacaacaaaacatttcttgcatgaaataaaatacaatttctgaACTCACCAAGTCCCGTTCGGTTACGTTCACAACGTCACCAAGGCAAAGACaggtcagaaaaacaaaaatatattctcTAGAGTACAAAAATGACTTTATGTAAACTTCTggcttgttttttaatattttttcactcatttaggcAGCAGCTCCGCAAGGACTATCTGCATTTCTCCCTCTCCAGCatcaaaaagaaggaacaacCCGATTGGGTGTGGCTATCACAGGAGTCACGCTGCAGCGTACCCTTTCACAATAAGAGTCTGAACAcatattttagccattttacctgaattaatataaaaacacaatgaaTTAGCaagttttttaaccttttaacatatttttaaacacaaatgaaatcttataccatgaattatatcattgctgatgtttttaatgaattttcttAACCATTATGTTCTATTTATCGACTATTTATCACCTGTAATATATTtcttatgactgtttttactaacaggcttttgtttattgACAACTATGTTAACCAGGGTTACAcctacaccgtaataacatgggaatggttggtgatattaaagtcctgtttgtggcacattagtatatgtgagggggcaaactcatcaagatgggtggtgaccatggtgtccatttagaagtcggcaatctggatacaacttttgttttttcaataggaagaaggccatgtgacacatcaaacttattcgtaatgtcacaagaaaaacaataactttattttttccatgagtttttcttgtgacattacgaataagtttgatgtgtcacatggccctcttcctattgaaaaaacaaaagttgtatccaagatggccgacttctaaatggccaccatggtcaccacccatcttgaggagtttgccccctcacatatactaatgtgctacaaacaggactttaatatcaccaaccgttcccattttattacggtgtatccatataaatggcccaccctgtactgtATTTCTGGTATCTCCATTCTACCATAAAACAACCAACCAAAAAATCCCACTTGCTTTATAGATGACTTTACACACACCTGAACCTTATTAGTCTCTACCATTGGAAACAATAGGTCAGACAAAACAATAAGATTCTAAACAAAGTTCAGGAATAAGATAAGTGGAAAGTGGTAAATGAGTTCATGCCTAACCACTTTGTCACATATGTCAGTACTGATACTTCTAAACAATTACACTGTTTCTGTAGCGCCTTCACAATGAAAGCAAAgcagagttttgtttgtttgtttggggggaGGTGtaaatggtttatttttagaGATTCAAGAACCATCAAAAAGTTGAAAATCTACCGATCACATCTGTTTTGGTAAAGACacttatgtctgtgaaggttctgagtcatccaggtcatcatagtctaaggaacttggaaagaaaagtgtctggactcctttttccttgaagatgtttcatccAAGAAGCATGTTCAGTTCTAAGAgtaattggtggagagtccaaGATTTAAGACCAATGGGGTgcccccaagagggtcatggccCTGCTATTTATCCTGTACCCAATTCCaccagccaaggtgtgaaaacagtcGTAGGTCACAATCAACCGaggtttcaggtgaacccaATTGTAAACCTAGTCCTATTATATCATGTGATTTTGTCACAGTTCTggatcattttgacccagctttttctgtttcttatattttggtgtttttctagATTATGTTCATTATATTTATGTTCTGATTTGGAGTCGTGCTGGTCTGATTTTGCACTACGGGTTATATTTTctgtcagtctgtgtctctctgtcaaGTCCATGTCTTAGTAAATTGTTTcttatttactgttttactttgatgtcagtgtgttcagtctTACTTCTCCTCTTTCTCGTTagcctaatttctcccagctgtgtctccctcctgtttcccattccctgattactcccctaTGTTTTCATTTGGTCTCTGTCACGTTGTAACCTCaacatgctgtgtgtttgttatgtCCAGTTTTCCAGTGCCTCTgttctgagttttgttttgcttttgtgagtttttttttaagagaaagtgttgccagcaataaagctgcgttTTGAGTTCCAGTCCCATTTtgagagtcctgcattttgggtcatTTTTCCTGgctgcctgcctccctgcctGCGACACAGCCAGCCATTACAGATTTACTGAGGTCAGTGGACGTGAGTTGGCATTAAGGTGtttgggaagggatctcaaaactggattatagatggcagacagttggtgtcgtaagcccaGCCCTCTGTTCGAAAatggtcattcacagtggacataaatggcttctttcactctgtCATCTCTGTGAAAAAGGTGAATATAGGCATCCTAAAGGAGTTACtgtttgacctttagatgcagatggactgccgAGTCTTGtgccgtggaggtggctcttctatgttatGCATTTATGAAGTGGCTTTTTGGTCTCTCCAGAGAGAGACCTCTCtagaggtctgagcattcctcactgcactgtacagcatacactacaATGTTAAGTTACTTAAAGacgtccagacacttttctttccaagctcattAGACTACTGACgcttgtttctctctttttagaaatgaaatttaaaatgaatttttattaaagtgtttcttttctttctccctcagAGTGCAGACATGTCTGCCGCCAGCAATCTGCGATCTGAAGATCAGTTTCTGTGCCCCATCTGTCTGGATGTGTTCACTGATCCAGTCACTACATCATGTGGACACAATTTCTGCAAAAACTGCATCAGTCAGCACTGGGACATCAGTGTCATGTATCAGTGTCCCATGTGTAAAGAGACTTTCAACACCAGACCTCAGCTGAGGGTTAACACCTTCATCTCTGAGATGATTGCTCAGTTCAGACGTGAAGCTCAGCAGAAAACCAGCAGCAGCACCTCAGAGCAACAAGCTGCCAAACCAAGAGAAGTTCCCTGTGACGTCTGCATTGGACCCAGACAGAAGGCCTTGACATCCTGCCTGGTGTGTCAGACCTCCTACTGTCAGACTCACCTGGAGCCTCATCTGACAGTGAAAGGTCTAAAAAGACATCAGCTGATTGATGCTGTGGAGAACCTGGAAGGCAGGATGTGTATGAAGCACGATAAACTGCTGGAGCTATTCTGTAAGACAGACCACACATGTGTCTGCATGCTCTGCCCTGTTTTAGACCACAAGAACCACGAGTTTGTTCCTCTGAAAGAAGAGTATGAAGgaaagaaggcagagctgaagaagacAGAGGCTGAGATTCAGCACATGATCCAGAAGAGAAGACTGAAGATTCAGGAGATCAAAGACTCAGTGAAGATGAGTAaagatgctgcagacagagagaaagcagaAGGTGTTCAGGTCTTCGTTGTTCTGAAGGAGTCTGTTGAGCAACGCATGAAGGAGCTCATAAAGGAGAtcgaagacaaacaggaagCTACAGAGAAACAGGCTGAAGGTCTCATCAAAGATCTGGAACAGGAAATCTCTGAGCTAATGAAGAGAAGTTCTGAGGTGGAGCAGCTCGCCCACTCTGaagaccacctccacctcctcctaaGCTTCTCCTCCCTGAAAGCTGCTTCACCCACCAAGGACTGGACAGAGGTCAGAGTCCGTCCACCATCATATGAGGGGACTGTGGGGAGAGCTGTGGATCAGCTGGAGGAGACAATCAGGAAACTcatgaagaagaagctgtgtgaGGGTGTTCAGCTGAAGAAGGTCCAGCAGTATGCAGTGGATGTGACTCTGGATCCCGATACAGCAAATTCCTGGCTCATCCTGTCTAATGATGGAAAACAAGTGTACTGTGGGGATGAGCGAAAGAAATTTCCAGACAATCCAGAAAGATTTTCTGACAGTCCTTGTGTTTTAGGAGAGCAGAGTTTCTCTTCAGGCAGATTTTACTTTGAGGTTCAGGTTAAAGGAAAGACTGACTGGACTTTGGGAGTGGCCAGAGAGTCGATCAACAGGAAGGGAAAAATCCCACTGAGACCTCAGGATGGTTTCTGGACTGTGTGGCTGAGAAATCGAAATAAGTACAGTGCTTGTGCTTCCCCTCCAGTCCCCCTCTGCCTTCAGCCTGGTCCTGAGAAGGTGGGGGTGTTTGTGGATTATGAGGAGGGTCTGGTCTCCTTTTATGATGTaggtgctgcagctctgatctaCTCCTTTACTGGCTGCTCCTTCACTCACAAACTCCACCCATACTTCTGTCCTTGTCACAATGATGGTGGTAAAAACTCTGCACCACTGATCATCTGTCCTGTCAATCAAACTGAGTCGGTCAATGACTGATTTTATTTGATGAGCTGATTTTTATTGAGTGTAATTACTCTACAGTCTCCATGTTTTCTATAGAATCTGATTATCAGGACTATCAGAGAATAAATGTCCAAACACTTCATTTCACAATAAAGTTTGTTATATGCTTTGAGTGAATCCAGAATCATGTGTGAGTGTTATACGGAGCATTCggagaatcagaatcgtgtttattggccatggacatgtgcagacacatacaaggaatttggttccggtagatggtgactctcaagcacagcaatgtaaatcacacacacacacgtgtttaTAAATACATTACACATGTCACGGTTTGCCAAGTGAAACTGTGGGGATGTGGGGAGAGGAGCACCCAAAACACAGGATTCTGCGATGCAAACAGtgcactttatttacagtgaaagctGTAAACACAATAAATCCCCATTGCTCCCTTGactcctgtgtgtgtgcttccCTTCGATGTCTGTGCTCGTGCTCCCCGCTGTCGTGTTTCCGCACACCCTGTGTGTGTTGCCTTTCTGGTCTACTCTTCCTCCTGCAGGAAAACCACAGAAACAGCTGTCAACACTGACCCCCACGGCATACAGGAACTGCACTATcatacactgacacacactAACTTGGGATGACAACGCAATGATCCCGCGCCGGTGGGAGCTCCAACACTCTCCTAAatagctcccccgacgagcccTGATCAGCAACCGGTGTGTGGCAGGGACTTCAGGTGTGGCCAGTCTTCCCGCAGGCCCACACCCATCAAGCCTGCAGGTGGCTGTCCTCCATCCAACAACCACACCGgcagacacacatatacacacccaCACCTTGCCTATACATATAATGAGTGGAACACAGAATAACACAGCATtgtgcagaaaaacacacacatcaccaaataatgacaataataataataatgatgatgatgacaacaacaacagtccaTACTGTTCACGGACACCCGAGTCCTCTAGAGCTGGGTCCATGacaacacatgcatacacatacatacacaaagctgtataaaccaactataaataaccaGTCTAAACTTATGTACATAGAATACAGgatgacagaaatgaaatgaggtggaatgaatactacagaatgtgcATAAGGttcagttgcagtctggcagtgggagcagcgtgacaggtcaactgtttaggatggagatggcgaggggaaagaaactgttcctgtatcgggtggtcctggtctgcaggcttctgtaccatccaccagagggcagcaggtcaaaaagtctgtgtccagggtgtgaggggtctctgatgattttccctgcccatttcctggttcttgagaggtacagatcctagATGGAGGGCatgggggcgccgatgatcctttctgctgcccgtactgtccgctgcagtctgcatctgtcctgtttagtggctgcaccttaccagactgtgatggaggagcacaggacagactcaatgaccgcagtgtagaactgga
The sequence above is a segment of the Oreochromis aureus strain Israel breed Guangdong linkage group 3, ZZ_aureus, whole genome shotgun sequence genome. Coding sequences within it:
- the LOC116315258 gene encoding E3 ubiquitin-protein ligase TRIM21-like is translated as MSAASNLRSEDQFLCPICLDVFTDPVTTSCGHNFCKNCISQHWDISVMYQCPMCKETFNTRPQLRVNTFISEMIAQFRREAQQKTSSSTSEQQAAKPREVPCDVCIGPRQKALTSCLVCQTSYCQTHLEPHLTVKGLKRHQLIDAVENLEGRMCMKHDKLLELFCKTDHTCVCMLCPVLDHKNHEFVPLKEEYEGKKAELKKTEAEIQHMIQKRRLKIQEIKDSVKMSKDAADREKAEGVQVFVVLKESVEQRMKELIKEIEDKQEATEKQAEGLIKDLEQEISELMKRSSEVEQLAHSEDHLHLLLSFSSLKAASPTKDWTEVRVRPPSYEGTVGRAVDQLEETIRKLMKKKLCEGVQLKKVQQYAVDVTLDPDTANSWLILSNDGKQVYCGDERKKFPDNPERFSDSPCVLGEQSFSSGRFYFEVQVKGKTDWTLGVARESINRKGKIPLRPQDGFWTVWLRNRNKYSACASPPVPLCLQPGPEKVGVFVDYEEGLVSFYDVGAAALIYSFTGCSFTHKLHPYFCPCHNDGGKNSAPLIICPVNQTESVND